One window of Nocardioides dongkuii genomic DNA carries:
- a CDS encoding branched-chain amino acid aminotransferase — protein MQISTTRSTETVSDERLAEVLADPGFGVHFTDHMFRVEWTPDAGWHGARIEPYGPLTLDPATAVLHYAQETFEGMKAYRHADGSVWSFRPEENAARMARSSQRLALPVLEVDDFVQAVQALVEVDERWVPDPAGEKSLYLRPFMFASEAFLGVRPAQHVTFMVIASPAGSYFKGGVHPVSLWLTEEYTRAGRGGMGAAKTGGNYASSLVAQQEATAHGCDQVVFLDAQEGKYVEELGGMNMYFVHADGRIVTPETGTILEGITRASIKELAEKLGHPVEERKFSIQEWKDGVASGEITEIFACGTAAVVTPVGALRWDGGEVATPEGGGLWSRLRQALVDVQYGRAADDFGWMKRLV, from the coding sequence ATGCAGATCAGCACCACGCGGTCGACGGAGACCGTCAGCGACGAGCGGCTCGCCGAGGTCCTGGCGGACCCCGGCTTCGGCGTCCACTTCACCGACCACATGTTCCGGGTGGAGTGGACCCCCGACGCCGGGTGGCACGGCGCCCGGATCGAGCCGTACGGCCCGCTGACCCTCGACCCGGCGACCGCGGTGCTGCACTACGCGCAGGAGACCTTCGAGGGGATGAAGGCCTACCGCCACGCCGACGGCTCGGTGTGGTCGTTCCGCCCCGAGGAGAACGCCGCCCGGATGGCGCGCTCCAGCCAGCGCCTGGCGCTGCCGGTGCTGGAGGTCGACGACTTCGTCCAGGCCGTGCAGGCGCTCGTCGAGGTCGACGAGCGCTGGGTGCCCGACCCGGCGGGGGAGAAGAGCCTCTACCTGCGCCCGTTCATGTTCGCCTCCGAGGCGTTCCTGGGCGTCCGGCCCGCCCAGCACGTCACCTTCATGGTGATCGCCAGCCCCGCCGGCTCCTACTTCAAGGGCGGCGTGCACCCGGTCAGCCTGTGGCTCACCGAGGAGTACACCCGCGCCGGCCGCGGCGGCATGGGCGCGGCCAAGACCGGCGGCAACTACGCCAGCTCGCTGGTCGCCCAGCAGGAGGCCACCGCCCACGGCTGCGACCAGGTCGTCTTCCTCGACGCCCAGGAGGGGAAGTACGTCGAGGAGCTCGGCGGCATGAACATGTACTTCGTGCACGCCGACGGCCGGATCGTCACCCCCGAGACCGGCACCATCCTCGAGGGCATCACCCGCGCCTCGATCAAGGAGCTGGCCGAGAAGCTGGGCCACCCGGTCGAGGAGCGGAAGTTCTCGATCCAGGAGTGGAAGGACGGCGTCGCCTCCGGCGAGATCACCGAGATCTTCGCCTGCGGCACCGCCGCCGTGGTCACCCCGGTCGGCGCGCTGCGCTGGGACGGCGGGGAGGTCGCGACGCCCGAGGGCGGCGGGCTGTGGTCCCGGCTGCGCCAGGCCCTGGTCGACGTCCAGTACGGCCGGGCCGCCGACGACTTCGGCTGGATGAAGCGCCTGGTCTGA
- a CDS encoding FecCD family ABC transporter permease, protein MSSLLDRGTPGAAATPAPVVRRGSTASRGLLATVVLLVLVALAALASLMWGARDIAPGAVWDGLFHPVTGDNDHHVVRDIRLPRTLIGLAAGAALGASGALMQGVTRNPIADPGLLGINSGASLAVIVAIAGFGVASVGGYLWFAFLGAAVAAVVVYGAASLGWEGVTPVKLALVGAAFTATATSAVTVVLLTDRHTLQEYRFWQVGSLANRPLDVLGTVLPFLVVGLLLALAAGRVLNALALGDDVARGLGQDLVRGRLLVVTAVVLLCGSAVSLVGPIAFVGLAVPHAARMVVGPDYRWILPLSMLLGPVLLLGADIAGRLVARPAEVEAGLVVAVLGAPVLLAIVRRSKGVSA, encoded by the coding sequence GTGAGCTCGCTGCTCGACCGGGGGACCCCCGGAGCCGCAGCGACCCCGGCCCCCGTCGTACGCCGGGGCTCGACCGCGTCGCGGGGCCTGCTGGCCACCGTCGTCCTGCTGGTGCTCGTCGCCCTGGCCGCGCTGGCCAGCCTGATGTGGGGCGCCCGCGACATCGCGCCCGGCGCCGTCTGGGACGGGCTGTTCCACCCGGTCACCGGCGACAACGACCACCACGTCGTCCGCGACATCCGGCTGCCGCGCACGCTGATCGGCCTGGCCGCCGGCGCCGCCCTCGGCGCGTCCGGCGCGCTGATGCAGGGCGTCACCCGCAACCCGATCGCCGACCCCGGCCTGCTGGGCATCAACTCCGGTGCCTCGCTCGCGGTGATCGTGGCGATCGCCGGCTTCGGCGTCGCCTCCGTCGGCGGCTACCTCTGGTTCGCGTTCCTCGGGGCGGCCGTCGCCGCCGTGGTCGTGTACGGCGCCGCCTCGCTCGGCTGGGAGGGCGTCACGCCGGTGAAGCTGGCCCTGGTCGGCGCCGCCTTCACCGCCACCGCGACGTCCGCGGTGACCGTGGTGCTGCTGACCGACCGGCACACGCTGCAGGAGTACCGCTTCTGGCAGGTCGGGTCGCTGGCCAACCGCCCCCTCGACGTCCTCGGCACGGTGCTGCCGTTCCTCGTGGTCGGCCTGCTGCTCGCGCTGGCCGCCGGCCGGGTGCTGAACGCGCTGGCGCTCGGCGACGACGTCGCGCGCGGCCTCGGCCAGGACCTGGTCCGCGGCCGGCTCCTGGTGGTCACCGCCGTGGTGCTGCTGTGCGGCTCGGCGGTCTCGCTGGTCGGGCCGATCGCCTTCGTCGGGCTGGCCGTGCCGCACGCGGCACGGATGGTCGTGGGGCCCGACTACCGCTGGATCCTCCCGCTCTCCATGCTCCTCGGCCCGGTCCTGCTCCTCGGGGCCGACATCGCCGGGCGCCTCGTCGCGCGTCCGGCGGAGGTCGAGGCCGGGCTGGTGGTCGCGGTCCTCGGCGCGCCGGTGCTGCTGGCCATCGTCCGCCGCTCGAAGGGGGTCTCGGCGTGA
- a CDS encoding FecCD family ABC transporter permease, whose amino-acid sequence MSAPALEVPRSAHDVAAHGLRATRRRRAARRTTVTVALLVLVAVLSVAALMLGDYRLTAGQVLAALAGDEARPAHFIVTELRLPRLLLGILVGLAFGLAGALFQSVLRNPLASPDVIGISQGASAGAVAALLLAGLSGWWVSASALAGGVLVGATLYAVAWRQGVTGHRFVLCGVGVSYLGTSLIGYLLTRSGLDEAQGALVWMTGSLAQATTELVRVLAIVLVVLLPLVALVARGLDLLLLGDEQAGGLGLRPELTRLAVIALGVGLTCAATAAAGPVAFVAFTAAPVARRLLGDGSLALVQSALVGVVTVVGADIVAQHLLPADMSVPVGVITGAVGGPYLIWLLARGRAAATS is encoded by the coding sequence GTGAGCGCCCCCGCCCTCGAGGTGCCCCGCTCCGCCCACGACGTCGCCGCGCACGGCCTGCGGGCCACCCGCCGGCGCCGCGCCGCCCGGCGTACCACCGTCACGGTGGCGCTGCTCGTGCTCGTCGCGGTCCTCTCGGTCGCCGCGCTGATGCTGGGGGACTACCGGCTCACCGCCGGCCAGGTGCTCGCCGCCCTCGCGGGCGACGAGGCGCGGCCGGCCCACTTCATCGTCACCGAGCTGCGGCTGCCCCGCCTGCTGCTCGGGATCCTCGTCGGCCTGGCGTTCGGGCTCGCCGGCGCGCTCTTCCAGTCGGTGCTGCGCAACCCGCTCGCGAGCCCCGACGTCATCGGCATCTCGCAGGGCGCGAGCGCGGGCGCGGTCGCGGCGCTGCTGCTGGCGGGCCTGTCCGGATGGTGGGTCTCGGCGTCCGCGCTCGCCGGCGGCGTGCTCGTCGGCGCCACGCTGTACGCCGTGGCGTGGCGGCAGGGCGTGACCGGGCACCGGTTCGTGCTCTGTGGCGTCGGCGTCTCCTACCTCGGCACCAGCCTGATCGGCTACCTGCTGACCCGGAGCGGGCTCGACGAGGCGCAGGGCGCGCTGGTGTGGATGACCGGCAGCCTGGCGCAGGCCACCACCGAGCTGGTGCGGGTGCTCGCCATCGTCCTGGTCGTGCTGCTGCCGCTGGTCGCGCTGGTCGCGCGCGGGCTGGACCTGCTGCTGCTCGGCGACGAGCAGGCGGGCGGCCTCGGGCTGCGGCCCGAGCTGACCCGGCTCGCGGTGATCGCGCTCGGCGTCGGGCTGACCTGCGCGGCGACCGCGGCCGCCGGACCCGTGGCCTTCGTCGCGTTCACCGCGGCCCCGGTCGCCCGCCGGCTGCTCGGCGACGGCTCGCTGGCGCTCGTGCAGTCGGCCCTGGTCGGCGTGGTCACGGTGGTCGGCGCCGACATCGTGGCCCAGCACCTGCTGCCCGCCGACATGTCCGTCCCGGTCGGGGTGATCACCGGCGCCGTCGGCGGCCCCTACCTGATCTGGCTGCTCGCCCGCGGCCGAGCCGCGGCGACCTCGTGA
- a CDS encoding ABC transporter ATP-binding protein, translating to MTTILDPVTAEPDGTAAPGVVSLAACGLSLGYDDRTVVHEVDLEVPPGKVTAIVGANGCGKSTLLRGLARVLKPVAGHVELGGTDVRRMRPKDVAAVLGLLPQQPLAPEGITVADLVGRGRHPHQGAFRRWSAADSEAVVRALALTDLHDLTGRRVEELSGGQRQRVWIAMMLAQDPRIMLLDEPTTYLDIAHQVDVLDLLHELNQARGTTVVMVLHELNLAARYADHLVVMCEGRVLREGAPGEVLDADCVREAFGLDARIVPDPVTGSPMVVPLGRHGRRGEDSPVDR from the coding sequence TTGACCACGATCCTGGACCCGGTGACGGCCGAGCCGGACGGGACGGCCGCGCCCGGGGTGGTCTCGCTGGCCGCGTGCGGGCTGAGCCTGGGCTACGACGACCGGACGGTCGTGCACGAGGTCGACCTCGAGGTGCCGCCCGGCAAGGTGACCGCGATCGTCGGCGCCAACGGCTGCGGCAAGTCGACCCTGCTGCGCGGGCTGGCGCGGGTGCTCAAGCCGGTCGCCGGTCACGTCGAGCTCGGCGGCACCGACGTACGCCGGATGCGTCCGAAGGACGTCGCCGCCGTGCTCGGCCTGCTGCCCCAGCAGCCGCTCGCGCCGGAGGGGATCACCGTCGCCGACCTGGTCGGCCGCGGCCGGCACCCGCACCAGGGCGCCTTCCGCCGGTGGAGCGCGGCCGACAGCGAGGCCGTCGTCCGGGCGCTGGCGCTCACCGACCTCCACGACCTCACCGGCCGCCGGGTCGAGGAGCTCTCCGGCGGGCAGCGGCAGCGGGTCTGGATCGCGATGATGCTCGCGCAGGACCCGCGGATCATGCTGCTCGACGAGCCCACGACGTACCTCGACATCGCCCACCAGGTCGACGTGCTCGACCTGCTGCACGAGCTCAACCAGGCGCGCGGAACCACGGTCGTGATGGTGCTGCACGAGCTCAACCTCGCCGCCCGGTACGCCGACCACCTCGTCGTCATGTGCGAGGGGCGGGTGCTGCGCGAGGGCGCGCCGGGGGAGGTGCTCGACGCCGACTGCGTGCGCGAGGCCTTCGGCCTCGACGCCCGGATCGTCCCCGACCCCGTCACCGGCTCGCCGATGGTGGTGCCGCTGGGGCGGCACGGTCGGCGGGGGGAAGATTCACCGGTCGACCGGTGA
- a CDS encoding iron-siderophore ABC transporter substrate-binding protein yields the protein MTSLRPIRARRSLRRALPLAALLLALPLAACGSDDDSEDESTAGSGESSAEAFEPVTIEHAFGETTIEERPERVATWGWASSDAAIALGVVPVAMPKNSYGATEEGYMPWQQEAIEASGAEEPVLLAEAEAPPFEEIAAAAPEVIIANYSGITEADYEKLTQIAPTVAYPDEPWATPWRDVITTVGEVLGQTDEAEQVLEDIDAEVAAAAEEHPEFEGKTIAAVAIDPAAFYVYRGADPRVQYLEDLGFTLAPSVGELDTEETTFYYTISTEEVDKLTSDVLLSYVPTEERVAEIAEDKTYQAMSQFQDGTVAHLVGEDLVSSVSPPTALSLTWGMDELIAALEPAVAASN from the coding sequence GTGACGTCCCTTCGTCCCATCCGTGCCCGCCGCTCGCTGCGGCGCGCCCTGCCGCTCGCCGCACTGCTGCTCGCGCTCCCGCTCGCCGCCTGCGGCTCCGACGACGACTCCGAGGACGAGAGCACCGCCGGCTCCGGCGAGAGCTCTGCCGAGGCCTTCGAGCCGGTCACCATCGAGCACGCCTTCGGCGAGACCACGATCGAGGAGCGGCCCGAGCGCGTCGCCACCTGGGGCTGGGCCTCCAGCGACGCCGCCATCGCGCTCGGCGTCGTACCGGTCGCGATGCCGAAGAACAGCTACGGAGCCACCGAGGAGGGCTACATGCCCTGGCAGCAGGAGGCGATCGAGGCCTCTGGGGCCGAGGAGCCGGTGCTGCTGGCCGAGGCGGAGGCGCCGCCGTTCGAGGAGATCGCCGCGGCCGCGCCCGAGGTCATCATCGCCAACTACTCGGGGATCACCGAGGCCGACTACGAGAAGCTCACGCAGATCGCGCCGACCGTCGCCTACCCCGACGAGCCCTGGGCCACCCCGTGGCGCGACGTGATCACCACCGTCGGCGAGGTGCTCGGCCAGACCGACGAGGCCGAGCAGGTGCTCGAGGACATCGACGCCGAGGTCGCCGCGGCCGCCGAGGAGCACCCGGAGTTCGAGGGCAAGACGATCGCGGCCGTCGCGATCGACCCGGCCGCCTTCTACGTCTACCGCGGCGCCGACCCGCGCGTGCAGTACCTCGAGGACCTCGGCTTCACCCTCGCCCCGAGCGTGGGCGAGCTGGACACCGAGGAGACGACGTTCTACTACACGATCAGCACCGAGGAGGTCGACAAGCTGACCTCCGACGTGCTGCTCTCCTACGTCCCGACCGAGGAGCGGGTGGCCGAGATCGCCGAGGACAAGACCTACCAGGCGATGAGCCAGTTCCAGGACGGCACGGTCGCCCACCTCGTGGGCGAGGACCTCGTCTCGTCGGTCTCCCCGCCGACGGCGCTCTCGCTGACCTGGGGCATGGACGAGCTGATCGCGGCGCTCGAGCCCGCCGTCGCCGCGTCCAACTGA
- a CDS encoding serine/threonine-protein kinase: MTTTQTVVGDYTLLAKIGEGGMGVVHLARRPDGQRVALKVLRTHIVGDDEARARLAREVGSLRRIRSRWVAEIVDADPWAPVPYVATRYVPGLSLHDHVVDEGPITGHDLMWFAGCLAEGLASVHGAGVLHRDVKPSNVLMEGRTPILIDFGLARVADDPKLTHAGWLLGTPGYLAPEILYGEDATAASDLHSWAATVAYAGTGRAPFGRGPSMAIMDRVRRGEHDLTGLPPDLRRVVEATLDPDPLRRPTLGQLLAWLRPQTTQAGSRRPVPPPPVATEDVFTLPLALASPSALADAPTDRVPAGSDLGAPATRLETEHVTTAIPTWDDGADAFPAEHPLAFPLAPPPPSWGERARRGVLLVGAALAVGAGTAAYPWWVIAVLVVLVWLLRSGSLAASAAGDRRRLRGRRWYDGARFLLAAPWHMVRSIPATLVLVLWSAGLAVAGALVCYAAAATAPVTLFVSGTVLAASLWTGPGGSRVRSPIARAVHPLAADPRRWVAAVVVLAVLALGLGAFAERGPDWSPADSRPLSSVG, from the coding sequence GTGACGACGACGCAGACGGTGGTGGGTGACTACACCCTGCTCGCCAAGATCGGCGAGGGCGGGATGGGCGTGGTCCACCTCGCCCGGCGTCCCGACGGGCAGCGCGTCGCGCTCAAGGTGCTGCGCACCCACATCGTCGGTGACGACGAGGCGCGCGCCCGGCTGGCCCGCGAGGTCGGGTCGCTGCGCCGGATCCGCAGCCGCTGGGTCGCCGAGATCGTCGACGCCGACCCCTGGGCGCCGGTGCCGTACGTCGCCACCCGCTACGTCCCCGGCCTCTCCCTGCACGACCACGTGGTCGACGAGGGGCCGATCACCGGCCACGACCTGATGTGGTTCGCCGGGTGCCTGGCCGAGGGGCTCGCCTCCGTGCACGGCGCCGGCGTCCTGCACCGCGACGTCAAGCCGTCGAACGTGCTGATGGAGGGCCGCACGCCGATCCTCATCGACTTCGGCCTGGCGCGGGTCGCCGACGACCCGAAGCTCACCCACGCCGGGTGGCTGCTCGGCACGCCGGGCTACCTCGCCCCCGAGATCCTGTACGGCGAGGACGCGACCGCCGCCTCCGACCTGCACTCCTGGGCCGCGACGGTGGCGTACGCCGGCACCGGGCGCGCGCCGTTCGGCCGGGGCCCGTCGATGGCGATCATGGACCGGGTCCGCCGCGGCGAGCACGACCTGACCGGTCTGCCCCCGGACCTGCGCCGGGTGGTCGAGGCCACGCTCGACCCGGACCCGCTGCGCCGGCCCACGCTGGGGCAGCTGCTCGCCTGGCTGCGCCCGCAGACGACGCAGGCCGGCTCGCGTCGCCCGGTGCCGCCGCCCCCGGTGGCCACCGAGGACGTCTTCACGCTCCCGCTCGCGCTGGCGTCGCCGAGCGCGCTGGCCGACGCGCCCACCGACCGGGTGCCCGCCGGCTCCGACCTCGGGGCGCCGGCCACGCGGCTGGAGACCGAGCACGTCACGACCGCGATCCCGACCTGGGACGACGGCGCGGACGCATTCCCTGCCGAACACCCCCTCGCGTTCCCCCTCGCCCCGCCCCCGCCGAGCTGGGGCGAGCGTGCGCGGCGCGGCGTCCTCCTCGTCGGCGCCGCGCTGGCCGTCGGCGCCGGCACCGCGGCGTACCCCTGGTGGGTGATCGCCGTCCTCGTCGTGCTCGTCTGGCTGCTGCGCAGCGGCTCCCTGGCCGCCAGCGCCGCCGGCGACCGGCGCCGGCTGCGCGGCCGGCGGTGGTACGACGGGGCGCGGTTCCTGCTCGCCGCCCCCTGGCACATGGTGCGCTCGATCCCCGCCACGCTGGTGCTGGTGCTGTGGAGCGCGGGGCTGGCGGTGGCCGGCGCCCTGGTCTGCTACGCCGCGGCGGCCACCGCGCCGGTGACGCTCTTCGTCTCCGGCACGGTGCTGGCCGCGTCGCTGTGGACCGGACCCGGCGGCTCCCGGGTGCGCTCGCCGATCGCCCGCGCCGTCCACCCGCTCGCCGCCGACCCGCGCCGCTGGGTCGCCGCGGTCGTCGTCCTCGCGGTCCTCGCGCTCGGGCTGGGCGCGTTCGCCGAGCGCGGCCCCGACTGGTCGCCCGCCGACTCCCGGCCGCTGTCGTCGGTGGGGTAA
- the cimA gene encoding citramalate synthase, translating to MDLHGSFHVYDTTLRDGAQQEGLTLSVADKLSIARQLDDLGVGFIEGGWPGANPKDTEFFRRASEELDLKHARLAAFGATRRAGVRAADDPQVAALRDSGAGVVTLVAKSHDRHVELALRTTLEENLAMVRDTVSHLRAEGQQVFLDAEHFFDGYRANRDYALEVLRTAYDAGAEVVALCDTNGGMLPTWVGDVVHDVVDTTGVRVGIHAHNDSGCAVANSLAAVAAGATHVQGCINGYGERTGNADLVTVVANLELKLDRQVLPAGLLRDATRIAHAVAEVTNFPPASRQPYVGTSAFAHKAGLHASAIKVDPNLYQHLDPVQVGNDMRLLVSDMAGRASIELKGRELGFDLSGDKDLLGRITDRVKVLEARGHTFEAADASFELLLLEEVEGQRPSYFEVESWRVITETLHHARPGEEAVSEATVKLQSAGVRYVVTGEGNGPVNALDQALRSAIGQAFPEVAKFELIDYKVRILDQGHGTDAITRVLIETSDGESSWVTVGVGHNVIEASWGALVDGLTFGLRRQGV from the coding sequence ATGGACCTGCACGGCTCGTTCCACGTCTACGACACCACCCTGCGCGACGGCGCGCAGCAGGAGGGGCTGACCCTCTCGGTCGCCGACAAGCTGTCGATCGCGCGGCAGCTCGACGACCTCGGCGTCGGGTTCATCGAGGGCGGGTGGCCGGGGGCGAACCCCAAGGACACCGAGTTCTTCCGCCGCGCGTCCGAGGAGCTCGACCTCAAGCACGCGCGGCTCGCGGCGTTCGGCGCGACCCGCCGCGCCGGGGTGCGCGCGGCCGACGACCCGCAGGTCGCGGCGCTCCGCGACAGCGGCGCCGGCGTGGTCACGCTGGTGGCGAAGTCGCACGACCGGCACGTCGAGCTCGCGCTGCGCACCACGCTCGAGGAGAACCTCGCGATGGTCCGCGACACCGTCTCCCACCTCCGCGCCGAGGGGCAGCAGGTCTTCCTCGACGCCGAGCACTTCTTCGACGGCTACCGCGCCAACCGCGACTACGCCCTCGAGGTGCTGCGCACGGCGTACGACGCGGGCGCCGAGGTCGTCGCCCTGTGCGACACCAACGGCGGCATGCTCCCCACCTGGGTCGGCGACGTGGTCCACGACGTCGTCGACACCACCGGGGTGCGCGTCGGCATCCACGCCCACAACGACAGCGGCTGCGCGGTCGCGAACTCGCTGGCCGCGGTCGCCGCCGGCGCCACGCACGTCCAGGGCTGCATCAACGGGTACGGCGAGCGCACCGGCAACGCCGACCTGGTCACCGTCGTGGCCAACCTCGAGCTCAAGCTGGACCGGCAGGTGCTCCCGGCCGGGCTGCTGCGCGACGCCACCCGGATCGCCCACGCGGTCGCCGAGGTCACCAACTTCCCGCCCGCGAGCCGGCAGCCGTACGTCGGCACCTCGGCGTTCGCGCACAAGGCCGGCCTGCACGCCAGCGCGATCAAGGTGGACCCGAACCTCTACCAGCACCTCGACCCCGTGCAGGTCGGCAACGACATGCGGCTGCTGGTCTCCGACATGGCCGGCCGGGCCTCGATCGAGCTCAAGGGCCGCGAGCTCGGCTTCGACCTGTCCGGGGACAAGGACCTGCTCGGCCGGATCACCGACCGGGTCAAGGTGCTGGAGGCGCGGGGCCACACCTTCGAGGCCGCCGACGCGTCCTTCGAGCTGCTGCTCCTCGAGGAGGTCGAGGGCCAACGGCCGTCGTACTTCGAGGTCGAGTCGTGGCGGGTGATCACCGAGACGCTGCACCACGCCCGGCCCGGCGAGGAGGCGGTCTCCGAGGCCACCGTGAAGCTGCAGTCGGCGGGCGTGCGCTACGTGGTCACCGGCGAGGGCAACGGCCCGGTGAACGCCCTGGACCAGGCGCTGCGCAGCGCGATCGGCCAGGCGTTCCCGGAGGTCGCGAAGTTCGAGCTGATCGACTACAAGGTGCGGATCCTCGACCAGGGGCACGGCACCGACGCGATCACCCGCGTGCTCATCGAGACCTCCGACGGCGAGTCGTCCTGGGTCACGGTCGGCGTCGGCCACAACGTGATCGAGGCGTCGTGGGGGGCGCTGGTGGACGGGCTGACGTTCGGGCTGCGGCGCCAGGGGGTCTAG
- a CDS encoding TetR/AcrR family transcriptional regulator, which yields MSERRILPLLDAPPLERRDAARNREALLRAADELVEEHGLRAVTMEAVAARAGVGKGTVFRRFESREGLMAALLNRSETEWQAAVISGPPPLGPGAPPLDRLLAFGCSRLEATLRHGDLIREAGAAGTRSYAAYSFTMMHVRHLLAELGVHGDLPLLATALLAPLELPILDQQVRVEEFPVDRVLAGWDDLVSRVVGIPVPPRS from the coding sequence ATGTCCGAGCGCCGCATCCTCCCCCTGCTCGACGCCCCGCCGCTGGAGCGTCGCGATGCGGCGCGCAACCGCGAGGCGCTGCTCCGCGCGGCCGACGAGCTGGTCGAGGAGCACGGCCTGCGCGCGGTGACGATGGAGGCCGTGGCGGCGCGCGCCGGCGTCGGCAAGGGCACCGTCTTCCGCCGCTTCGAGTCTCGCGAAGGGCTGATGGCCGCGCTGCTGAACCGGTCCGAGACCGAGTGGCAGGCCGCGGTGATCTCCGGTCCCCCGCCGCTCGGACCGGGCGCCCCGCCGCTGGACCGGCTGCTCGCGTTCGGCTGCTCGCGGCTCGAGGCGACGCTGCGCCACGGCGACCTGATCCGCGAGGCCGGAGCGGCCGGCACCCGCTCGTACGCGGCGTACTCCTTCACGATGATGCACGTGCGCCACCTGCTCGCCGAGCTCGGCGTCCACGGCGACCTGCCGCTGCTCGCGACCGCGCTGCTCGCGCCGCTGGAGCTGCCGATCCTCGACCAGCAGGTGCGCGTCGAGGAGTTCCCGGTCGACCGGGTGCTCGCCGGGTGGGACGACCTGGTCTCCCGCGTCGTCGGGATCCCGGTGCCGCCCCGCTCCTGA
- a CDS encoding NAD(P)H-dependent oxidoreductase: MSDTRVIVLVGSLRADSVNRRIAEKLRDQAPEGVTLEIAEGLADLPFYNEEIDGEQVPEAAARLRSQVAAADRVLVVTPEYNGTMPAALNNAIDWLSRPYGAGALTAKPFAVIGTTPTPYGGRWAHADANRSANIAGAVVLEDVTVSQPGVDVDVLEDPEVQARMQEALRSLVEYDPAPSSAA; encoded by the coding sequence ATGTCCGACACCCGTGTCATCGTCCTCGTCGGCAGCCTGCGCGCCGACTCCGTCAACCGACGGATCGCCGAGAAGCTCCGCGACCAGGCCCCCGAGGGCGTGACCCTCGAGATCGCCGAGGGCCTCGCCGACCTCCCGTTCTACAACGAGGAGATCGACGGCGAGCAGGTCCCCGAGGCTGCTGCCCGGCTCCGCTCGCAGGTCGCCGCCGCCGACCGCGTCCTCGTGGTCACCCCCGAGTACAACGGCACCATGCCGGCCGCGCTCAACAACGCCATCGACTGGCTCTCCCGCCCGTACGGCGCCGGCGCCCTGACCGCCAAGCCGTTCGCGGTCATCGGCACCACCCCCACGCCGTACGGCGGCCGCTGGGCGCACGCCGACGCCAACCGCTCCGCGAACATCGCGGGCGCCGTGGTGCTCGAGGACGTGACCGTCTCCCAGCCCGGCGTCGACGTCGACGTCCTCGAGGACCCCGAGGTCCAGGCCCGCATGCAGGAGGCGCTGCGCTCCCTCGTCGAGTACGACCCCGCCCCCTCCTCGGCGGCCTGA